A window of Variovorax sp. HW608 genomic DNA:
CGAGCATGCGGCGGGTCACCAGGAAGCCGCCGAAGACGTTCACCGCCGCAAGAGCGACTGCGAGCACGCCCATGGTCTTGCCGAGCGCCGATTCGGTCAGCGCCGCCGCCAGCATCGCGCCGACGATGACGATGGCGGAAATGGCGTTGGTCACGGCCATCAGCGGCGTGTGCAGCGCCGGCGTGACGGTCCACACCACGTGGTAGCCCACGTAGATGGCCAGCACGAAGATGATGAGGTTGATGACGGTATGGGATACGGGGTCCATGGCTTCTTCTCCTCGGAGTTCTGCTTACTTCTTCGTGACCTGGCCGTCCTGCGTCATGCGGCAGGCGGCGACGATGTCGTCCTCGAGGTCGATCTTCAGGCCGCCGTCCTTCGGCAGCACGAGCTTGAGGAAGTCGAGCACGTTACGTGCGTACAGCGATGAGGCATCGGCCGCGACGAGCGCGGGCAGGTTGGTTTCGCCCACGAGCGTGACGCCGTGCTTGATCACGGTCTTGTCCGCTTCGGTGAGCGGGCAGTTGCCGCCCGTCATTCCACCGTTCGCATCGGGCCCCTTGCCGGCGGCGATGTCGACGATGACCGCGCCCGGCTTCATGGCCTTGACCATGTCTTCGGTGACCAGCGTCGGGGCGGCGCGGCCCGGGATCAGCGCGGTGGTGACGACCACGTCGGCCAGCGCCACGCGCTTGGCGACCTCGACCTTCTGGCGATCGAGCCAGCTCTGGGGCATCGGGCGCGCATAGCCGCCGACGCCTTCGGCCGCTTCCTTCTCCTCGGCGGTCTCGTAGGGCACGTCGATGAACTTGGCGCCCAGGGATTCGACCTGTTCCTTGACCGAGGGGCGCACGTCCGAAGCCTCGATCACGGCGCCCAGGCGCTTGGCGGTGGCGATGGCCTGCAGGCCCGCCACCCCCACGCCCAGGATCACGACGCGGGCGGCCTTCACGGTGCCGGCCGCGGTCATCAGCATCGGGAAGAAGCGCTGGTACTTGTCGGCCGCCATCATGATGGCCTTGTAGCCGGCGATGTTGGCCTGCGAGGAGAGCACGTCCATGCTCTGGGCGCGCGTGGTGCGCGGGGCGGCTTCGAGTGCGAAGGAGGTCAGGCCCGCGCCGGCCAGGCGCTGCAGGCCCTGGGCGTCGAAGGGGTTGAGCATGCCGACCAGCACGGTGGCGGGCTTCATCAACGCCAGTTCCGATTCGGAGGGCGAGCGCACCTTCAGCACGATCTCGCAGCCGAAGGCGCCCGCGGCATCGGTGATCTCCGCGCCTGCGGCCTCATAGGCCGCATCGGTGACGCTGGCGATGGTGCCCGCGCCCGATTGCACTCGCACGGTATGGCCCTGCTGCACCAGTTTCTTCGCAGTTTCCGCCGTGACGGCCACTCTGGTTTCGCCTGGCGCAGTTTCGGCCGGCACGCCTATGAGCATGGGGGATCTCCTCGGGAAGCGTTGGAATTGGCGCCGAGCTTACATGAAGACGCCGCCTCGGCATCGCAGCCTTTGTCACAGCACCGACATGCCTTGCAGGGCTTGTCCTCATTGACATCGCAGCTACAAAATCGATAGCAATTTCAGCATGTGCAGCAGGCAGCCGGATGGTGAACCGCAATCGGCGCGCAATGGGTACACTGACGCTCGCGCGCCACGGACGAGACGCCGGGCCGCACCAAAACAAGATACAGGGAATGGAATGGAATGCGAATTGCAGCGCTCGACGACGAGCCGTGCCAGCTCGAACTCATCCGGCACACGATGGAAGACATTGGCCATGAGTGCCATGGCTTCACCGAGGGCAAGGTCCTGTTGCGCGATCTCCGGCAACAAAGCTACGACCTGCTGATCCTCGACTGGAGCCTGCCCGACGTGCAGGGCCCGCACGTGGTGCGATGGATCCGTCGGGACCTCAACAGCCGCATCCCGATCCTGTTCGTGACCAACCAGCGCGAAGAGCAGGACATGGTGGAGGGCCTCGCCGCCGGCGCCGACGACTTCATGGTCAAGCCGATCCGCGTCCGGGAACTGCAGGCGCGTGTCCGTGCGCTGCTGCGCCGCTCCTACCCGGCCGTGCATGGCACCGACCTGAATTTCGGCGACTACCAGTTCAGCGCTGCGACCCACACGCTCCGCATCAAGGGTCAGGCCGTCGAGCTCAGCCACCGCGAATACGACCTCGCCTTCCTGCTGTTCCAGAACATCGGCCGGCTGCTCTCGCGCGAGCACCTGCGCGAAGCCGTCTGGGGCGAGGCCAACGAACCGCCCTCCCGAACGCTCGACACCCACATCTCGCGCCTACGGCTCAAGCTCGCGCTGGTGCCAGCCAACGGCTTCCTGCTGTCGGCGGTGTACGGCCTGGGCTATCGCCTGGAGTGCACGAACGGCGATCTGCTCGATCCGTTCGGCTCGGCGCCCGCGCCCTCTCCGCCCGGTACGCCGACATGAGCAGCGCCGCCCACCGCCAGGGCGGCTCCGATCCCCGGCAAGGTCCCGGCCGCGCGGCGGCGGGGACCACCCGGCTGCACCGCTGGCTCCAGCGCCGCGGGCAGTGGATGCTGCTGGCGATCGGCCTGCTCTCGCTCGTCACCTTCCTGAGCCTGACCCAGCCGCTGCCGCGGCTCGACCGGTTTCTCCAGGACAGCGCCCGCGCGGCGCTGGCGCCGCCGCCTTCCGACGACATCGTGATCGTCGCGATCGACGAGAAAAGCCTGGCGGCGATCGGCCGCTGGCCCTGGCGGCGCGCGATCCACGCCGAACTGCTGCGCCGCATCGCCGCGCAATCGCCCAAATGCATCGGCTTGAACCTGATGCTGATCGGCCCGGACACGCACCACCCTGGCGACGACGCGGCGCTCGCGCAGGCGATGCAGAAAAGCGGCTGCGTGGTGCTGCCGATGAGCGTCGGTGCGCCGGCGCCGCAGACCCAGGCGGAGTCGCTCCCCGAACCCGCGCTCGTCGAAGCGGCCGCCGGCATCGGACATGCGCATCTCGTGATCGACCAGGACGGCGTCGTTCGGAGCGTCTACCTGCACGAAGGCTTCGCGGGCCGGATGCGCCCCCATTTCGCGCTCGCGCTGCGCGATGCGGCGCTCGGCCACGCCGCTGCAGCGCCGCCGCCGACGCCCGGTGCGACGCCGGGTCCGTGGCTGCAGAGCGACCAGCAGGCACTGCTGTTCACGCGCGGGCCGGAGCGCTTCAGGACGCTCTCGTCCATCGACGTGCTGCAAGGCAAGGTGCCGCCCGACGTGTTCCAGGGCCGGTACGTGCTGGTGGGCGCCACGGCGCCCAGCCTCGGGGACGTGCATGCCAACACCTCGCCCGACGTGCCGGGCCTGATGTCCGGCGTCGAGATCTTCGCCAATGTGCTGCAGTCGCTGACCGACGGGCGGCCGGTCGTGATCGCGACGCCCTGGCAGGACCTGCTCTTCAATCTCGGGCCGCTGGCGGTCGCGCTGCTCGGCCTGCTCTGGCTGCGGCCGCTGGGCGTGGTGGCGCTGATCGGCGCCATGCTCGCGCTCCAGCTCGGCATCCATCTCGGACGGCCGTCGATCGGCGTGCTCTTCGCGCCCGCGGCCGGCGTCGCGGGGCTGTTGCTGCTCTATCCGCTCTGGAGCCTGATGCGCCTTTCGGCCGCGGTGCGCTACCTGCGCCGCGGCACCGCCGAGATCCTGCGCGACGTGGGCCGCCGGCCGCCGGCACCGCAAAGGCGCATCGCCGGCGACTTCCTCGACCGCCAGATGGACGCCACGCGCGCGGCCGTCGACAGCATGCGCGACATGCACCGCTTCGTGCGCGACGGCATCGATCACCTGCCGGACGCGGCCATCACGCTGGACACCCGCGGCCGCGTCGTGCTTGCCAACGCTGCCGCGCTGGCCTACTGGGGGCGCGAGGCCTCCGGGATGATCGGCAGCGACGCGCACGCACTCATGGCCGACATCCGCCGCCGCACCACCGGGGCGCCGATGATGCCGCCCGGCGCGCTCGTCGCGGAGCTGCGGCCGATCAGCGGCGAAGGCGTGGATGCGCAAGGGCGCTCGCTGCTGCTGCGCTGCGTGCCCTTCTTCAACGCCGACAACGCGCACGCGGGCTGGATGATCGCGCTGGTCGACATCACCGAGATGCGTCGCGTGCAGAGCCAGCGCGACGAGGCGCTGCGCTTCATCTCGCACGACGCGCGGGAGCCCAGCGCCTCGATCCTCACCATCCTCGAACTCGCCCGCCGGCGGCCCGGGTCGCTCCCCCTCGATCGCCTGCTGGCGAGCATCGAACGCAAGGCGCGAACCGGGCTCGAGCTGGCCGACGGCTTCGTGAACCTCGCGCGCGCAGAGGCCGAGCGCTTCCGCCCCGAAGTGCTCGACCTCGCCCTGCTGGTGCAGCAGGCGATCGACGACGGCTGGGCGAATGCGCAGCAGCGCCGGGTGCGCGTGCGTCTCGTGGCCGCGCCCGACGAGGCGCTCGGCATCGCCGATCGCACGCTGCTGATGCGCGCGCTCGCCAACGTGCTGGGCAACGCGCTCAAGTACTCGCCGCAGGGGGCCGATCTCGAATGCAGCGTGCGCGAGGAAGGGCGGCACTGGCGCATCGGATTCCGCGATCACGGGCCCGGCATCCCGGTCGAGCTACAGTCGCAGCTTTTCCAGCCCTTCCACCGCCTGCATCACGAGGCGCATCCCGAAGTCCACGGCGTCGGCCTCGGACTGCTGCTGGTGCGCACCGTGGTGCAGCGACACGGCGGAACGGTCGAGATCGACAGCGCCGAGGGAGAAGGCTGCACCGTCACGCTGGTGCTGCCGAAGCCCAGCGCCGCCGAGCTCGACGCGCTGGCGCCCACCCAGGAGTAGCAAGCACATGGCAATGCGATGGAAGCCCAATGTCACGGTAGCGGCGGTGATCGAGAAGGACGGCCGCTTCCTGCTCGTCGAAGAAGAGACGTCCAACGGCCTGATGCTCAACACGCCGGCCGGCCATCTCGATCCCGGCGAATCGCCCGCCGAAGGCTGCGTCCGCGAGACGCTCGAAGAGACGGCGCACCACTTCACGCCGACCGCGCTGCTGGGCGTCTACATGGCCCGCACGCGGCGTGCGGAAGACATCACCTACATGCGCTTCGCCTTCACCGGCACGCTCGGCGAGTTCGAGGCCGAGCGCCCGCTCGACGAAGGCATCGTGCGCACGCTGTGGATGACGGCGGACGAGATCCGGACAAGCCGTGCGCGGCATCGCAGCCCCTTGCTGCTGAAATGCATCGAGGACTTCCTCGCGGGCCAACGCTACCCGCTCGACCTGATCCACCTCGACGAATCGGTCGCAGCGCCCGAAGAGCCCTGAGCGTTCAGACGGCGCGAGCGATCACGCCGCCGCCGAGGCAGACTTCGCCGTCGTAGAGCACTGCCGACTGCCCCGGCGTGACGGCCCATTGCGGCTCTGCGAAGTCCAGCCGGAATACGCCATTGGCGCCTTCGCCGAGATCGCAGCCCGAATCGGCCTGCCGGTAGCGCGACTTGGCCGCATAGGCGCCCTGCGCGGGCGCTTGGCCCGCGACCCAGCTCGCGTCATCCGCCTCCAGCGCATGCGACAGCAGCCACGGATGGTCATGCCCCTGCACCACCCACAGCGTGTTGTTCTCGATGTCCTTGCGCGCCACGAACCACGGCGCATGCTCGCCGCCGCCGCGCTGCGCGCCCTTTTCCTTGATGCCGCCGATGCCCAGGCCCTGGCGCTGCCCCAGCGTGTAGAAGCTCAGCCCCTGGTGCTCGCCGATCTTGCGGCCGCGCTCGTCGCGGATCGGGCCCGTCTCCTTCGAGATGTAGCGGTTGAGGAACTCGCGGAACGGCCGCTCGCCGATGAAGCAGATGCCGGTCGAATCCTTCTTCTTCGCGTTCGGCAGGCCGATCTCGTCGGCGATGCGGCGCACCTCGGTCTTGCGCAGCTCGCCGACCGGGAACATCGTCCTCGACAGCTGCTGCTGGTTCAGCCGATGGAGGAAGTAGCTCTGGTCCTTGGCGGGATCGAGGCCCTTGAGCAGCTCGTGCCGGCCGGTCTTCTCGTTGAAGCGCACGCGTGCATAGTGACCGGTCGCGATCTTCTCGGCGCCCAGGCGCATGGCGTGGTCGAGGAAGGCCTTGAACTTGATCTCGGCGTTGCACAGCACGTCCGGGTTCGGCGTGCGGCCGGCCTGGTATTCGCGCAGGAATTCGGCGAAGACGCGGTCCTTGTAGTCGGCCGCGAAGTTGACGTGCTCGATCTCGATGCCCAGCACGTCGGCCACGCTGGCGGCGTCGACGAAGTCGATGTTCGACGAGCAATACTCGCTGTCGTCATCGTCTTCCCAGTTCTTCATGAAGATGCCGACCACCTCGTGGCCCTGCTCTTTCAGCAGGTGCGCCGTGACCGCGGAGTCCACCCCGCCGCTCAGGCCCACCACGATGCGCTGCTTTTTCATCGCCGGGCCGCCCCAAGATGAAACGCGCCCCCTCGGGGGGCGCGGCTACACGCAGTGAGCAAGCTGGGGGCTCTTTTTTCCATAGGGCAGGGATTGTCTCAGCCCGGCCAAGCCGGTGCCCGCGTCGGGGAAATCGGGGGACGGGACGCCGCCGAAGGCGCTCAGGCCCTGGCGCTGAGCTCGCCGCGCACGCCGGCGACGATCTCGTAGGACGCGAGCCGCGCCGCATGATCGAAGATCTGCGAGGTGATCATCAGCTCGTCGGCGCCGGTCTGGTCGATGAAGGCCTGCAGGCGGGCGCGCACCGTGTCGCGCGAGCCGACCGCGGAGCACGACAGCACCGATTCGAGCAGCGCGTTCTCGGCCGGGCCGACGCGCTCGCGGTAGCCGGCCACCGGCGGCGGCAGGCGGCCCGGGCGGCCGCTGCGCAGGTTGACGAAAGCCTGCTGCCACGAGGTCGCGCGGAACTGGGCTTCCTCGTCGGTGTCGGCCGCGAACACGTTGAAGCCCAGCATCACGTAGGGCTTGGCCAGTTGCGCCGAGGGCCTGAAGGTCTCGCGGTAGATGCGGATCGCCTGCATGAGCTGCTGCGGCGCGAAGTGCGAGGCGAACGCGTACGGCAGCCCCAGGTGCGCCGCGAGCTGAGCGCCGAAGGTGCTCGAACCGAGGATCCACACCGGCACTTCCAGCCCCATGCCGGGCACGGCGCGCACCGGCTGGCGCGGCTCCTTGGACATGAAGTCCATCAGCTCGATCACGTCCTGCGGAAAACGATCGGCATCGGATTGAAGGTCGCGCCGCAAGGCCTGCGCGGTGCGCTGGTCGGAGCCCGGCGCGCGGCCGAGGCCGAGATCGATGCGGCCCGGGTAGAGCGATTCGAGCGTGCCGAACTGCTCGGCGATCACCAGCGGCGAGTGGTTGGGCAGCATCACGCCGCCGGCGCCGATGCGGATGGTCGAGGTGCCGGCGCCGACATAAGCCAGCAGCACCGCGGTCGCCGCACTCGCGATGCCGGGCATGCCGTGGTGCTCGGCCAGCCAGTAGCGGCGAAAGCCCAGCTTCTCGCCATGCTGCGCGAGAGCGAGCGAGTTGCGGAACGACTGCGCGGCATCGCCGCCTTCGACAATGGGGGAAAGATCGAGAATCGAGAACGGAACCATGCCGCGATCTTCACCCGGATCGGCCGGCTTCTGTGACGAAGGGCTATTTGGCCAGGAACCATGAGCTTCGGAGATATGGCACTGCGGTATTCAAGTTGGTGGGCGCTTCTTCTCGTGCTGGCATTGAGTGCATGCGGCTCGCTTCCGACCGGCGTGCAGCGGCCGGTGTCCCACAGTGTTCGGGCGTCGCCCGACGAAAGCCCGCTCGCGCGGATCGCGGCCGACGGGCTTCCGCCCGACGCCCAATCCGGCTTCCGGCTGCTGCCGCTGGGCTCGTACGCACTGGATGCGCGGCTGGCACTCATCGGCGGCGCCACGCGCACGCTCGACGTCCAGTACTACATCATGGAGA
This region includes:
- a CDS encoding NUDIX hydrolase; this encodes MAMRWKPNVTVAAVIEKDGRFLLVEEETSNGLMLNTPAGHLDPGESPAEGCVRETLEETAHHFTPTALLGVYMARTRRAEDITYMRFAFTGTLGEFEAERPLDEGIVRTLWMTADEIRTSRARHRSPLLLKCIEDFLAGQRYPLDLIHLDESVAAPEEP
- a CDS encoding CHASE2 domain-containing protein; amino-acid sequence: MSSAAHRQGGSDPRQGPGRAAAGTTRLHRWLQRRGQWMLLAIGLLSLVTFLSLTQPLPRLDRFLQDSARAALAPPPSDDIVIVAIDEKSLAAIGRWPWRRAIHAELLRRIAAQSPKCIGLNLMLIGPDTHHPGDDAALAQAMQKSGCVVLPMSVGAPAPQTQAESLPEPALVEAAAGIGHAHLVIDQDGVVRSVYLHEGFAGRMRPHFALALRDAALGHAAAAPPPTPGATPGPWLQSDQQALLFTRGPERFRTLSSIDVLQGKVPPDVFQGRYVLVGATAPSLGDVHANTSPDVPGLMSGVEIFANVLQSLTDGRPVVIATPWQDLLFNLGPLAVALLGLLWLRPLGVVALIGAMLALQLGIHLGRPSIGVLFAPAAGVAGLLLLYPLWSLMRLSAAVRYLRRGTAEILRDVGRRPPAPQRRIAGDFLDRQMDATRAAVDSMRDMHRFVRDGIDHLPDAAITLDTRGRVVLANAAALAYWGREASGMIGSDAHALMADIRRRTTGAPMMPPGALVAELRPISGEGVDAQGRSLLLRCVPFFNADNAHAGWMIALVDITEMRRVQSQRDEALRFISHDAREPSASILTILELARRRPGSLPLDRLLASIERKARTGLELADGFVNLARAEAERFRPEVLDLALLVQQAIDDGWANAQQRRVRVRLVAAPDEALGIADRTLLMRALANVLGNALKYSPQGADLECSVREEGRHWRIGFRDHGPGIPVELQSQLFQPFHRLHHEAHPEVHGVGLGLLLVRTVVQRHGGTVEIDSAEGEGCTVTLVLPKPSAAELDALAPTQE
- a CDS encoding Re/Si-specific NAD(P)(+) transhydrogenase subunit alpha; amino-acid sequence: MLIGVPAETAPGETRVAVTAETAKKLVQQGHTVRVQSGAGTIASVTDAAYEAAGAEITDAAGAFGCEIVLKVRSPSESELALMKPATVLVGMLNPFDAQGLQRLAGAGLTSFALEAAPRTTRAQSMDVLSSQANIAGYKAIMMAADKYQRFFPMLMTAAGTVKAARVVILGVGVAGLQAIATAKRLGAVIEASDVRPSVKEQVESLGAKFIDVPYETAEEKEAAEGVGGYARPMPQSWLDRQKVEVAKRVALADVVVTTALIPGRAAPTLVTEDMVKAMKPGAVIVDIAAGKGPDANGGMTGGNCPLTEADKTVIKHGVTLVGETNLPALVAADASSLYARNVLDFLKLVLPKDGGLKIDLEDDIVAACRMTQDGQVTKK
- a CDS encoding LLM class flavin-dependent oxidoreductase, with translation MVPFSILDLSPIVEGGDAAQSFRNSLALAQHGEKLGFRRYWLAEHHGMPGIASAATAVLLAYVGAGTSTIRIGAGGVMLPNHSPLVIAEQFGTLESLYPGRIDLGLGRAPGSDQRTAQALRRDLQSDADRFPQDVIELMDFMSKEPRQPVRAVPGMGLEVPVWILGSSTFGAQLAAHLGLPYAFASHFAPQQLMQAIRIYRETFRPSAQLAKPYVMLGFNVFAADTDEEAQFRATSWQQAFVNLRSGRPGRLPPPVAGYRERVGPAENALLESVLSCSAVGSRDTVRARLQAFIDQTGADELMITSQIFDHAARLASYEIVAGVRGELSARA
- a CDS encoding response regulator transcription factor yields the protein MRIAALDDEPCQLELIRHTMEDIGHECHGFTEGKVLLRDLRQQSYDLLILDWSLPDVQGPHVVRWIRRDLNSRIPILFVTNQREEQDMVEGLAAGADDFMVKPIRVRELQARVRALLRRSYPAVHGTDLNFGDYQFSAATHTLRIKGQAVELSHREYDLAFLLFQNIGRLLSREHLREAVWGEANEPPSRTLDTHISRLRLKLALVPANGFLLSAVYGLGYRLECTNGDLLDPFGSAPAPSPPGTPT
- the mnmA gene encoding tRNA 2-thiouridine(34) synthase MnmA — translated: MKKQRIVVGLSGGVDSAVTAHLLKEQGHEVVGIFMKNWEDDDDSEYCSSNIDFVDAASVADVLGIEIEHVNFAADYKDRVFAEFLREYQAGRTPNPDVLCNAEIKFKAFLDHAMRLGAEKIATGHYARVRFNEKTGRHELLKGLDPAKDQSYFLHRLNQQQLSRTMFPVGELRKTEVRRIADEIGLPNAKKKDSTGICFIGERPFREFLNRYISKETGPIRDERGRKIGEHQGLSFYTLGQRQGLGIGGIKEKGAQRGGGEHAPWFVARKDIENNTLWVVQGHDHPWLLSHALEADDASWVAGQAPAQGAYAAKSRYRQADSGCDLGEGANGVFRLDFAEPQWAVTPGQSAVLYDGEVCLGGGVIARAV
- a CDS encoding NAD(P) transhydrogenase subunit alpha, encoding MDPVSHTVINLIIFVLAIYVGYHVVWTVTPALHTPLMAVTNAISAIVIVGAMLAAALTESALGKTMGVLAVALAAVNVFGGFLVTRRMLEMFKKKDKKPAAASAAGATSTAKAEGH